One Engystomops pustulosus chromosome 11, aEngPut4.maternal, whole genome shotgun sequence DNA window includes the following coding sequences:
- the FBXL15 gene encoding F-box/LRR-repeat protein 15 isoform X1: MAKDKINCGLHLLDLPWEDVLVPHILSYLPLRHIISLQRVSKTFQSLVQLYLANCRSFDSTQLGSQLPKSAFSSMLRHNSVLQRLDLRSCSDWLTDKELLPVIGQNHHLLHINLNSCVQLSRQSLVAISLSCPHLRNICLGHCEWVDCLSLRSLVDHCKHLEAVDLTACRQLKDDAVCYLAQKSRQIKSLSLAVNANISDAAVEETAKNCRDLEHLDLTGCLRVKNESIKTLAEYCTKLKSLKVKHCHNVTESSLGILRKRDVTLDVEPPLQRALVLLQDVVGFAPFINLQI, translated from the exons ATGGCCAAGGACAAGATAAATTGCGg CCTGCACTTGCTGGATCTCCCCTGGGAAGATGTGCTTGTTCCTCATATCCTTTCCTATTTACCCTTGAGGCATATCATAAGTCTACAGAGGGTCAGTAAAACTTTCCAGTCCTTAGTCCAACTTTATCTCGCCAATTGCCGCAGCTTTGATTCCACCCAG CTCGGCTCACAGTTACCCAAGAGTGCTTTTTCCAGCATGCTCAGACACAATTCAGTATTACAGAGACTGGATCTACGCAGTTGTTCTGACTGGTTAACAGATAAGGAGCTACTTCCAGTCATTGGGCAgaaccatcatctcctccatatcAATCTTAATAGCTGCGTGCAGCTGAGCCGCCAGTCCTTGGTGGCCATCTCTCTAAGCTGTCCCCACTTACGGAATATCTGCCTGGGTCACTGTGAATGGGTGGACTGCCTTTCCCTGCGCAGCCTTGTAGACCACTGTAAACACTTGGAGGCCGTGGACCTGACAGCTTGTCGTCAGCTGAAGGATGATGCCGTATGTTACTTGGCCCAGAAAAGCAGGCAGATCAAATCTCTCTCACTAGCGGTCAACGCAAACATTAGCGACGCTGCTGTGGAGGAAACTGCGAAAAACTGCAGAGATTTAGAGCACCTAGACCTGACCGGATGTCTGCGCGTCAAGAATGAATCCATAAA GACTCTCGCCGAGTACTGTACCAAGCTGAAATCCCTGAAAGTCAAGCACTGCCATAACGTGACGGAATCTAGTCTAGGAATCCTGCGGAAGAGAGACGTTACCCTGGATGTGGAGCCTCCCTTACAAAGAGCATTGGTTCTCTTGCAGGATGTTGTTGGATTTGCGCCATTTATTAATCTTCAAATTTAG
- the FBXL15 gene encoding F-box/LRR-repeat protein 15 isoform X2: protein MAKDKINCGLHLLDLPWEDVLVPHILSYLPLRHIISLQRVSKTFQSLVQLYLANCRSFDSTQLGSQLPKSAFSSMLRHNSVLQRLDLRSCSDWLTDKELLPVIGQNHHLLHINLNSCVQLSRQSLVAISLSCPHLRNICLGHCEWVDCLSLRSLVDHCKHLEAVDLTACRQLKDDAVCYLAQKSRQIKSLSLAVNANISDAAVEETAKNCRDLEHLDLTGCLRVKNESIKKKSTSESCENEQKTSSVMFCLIEVRLRGWKRSIRGVYLGFHSK, encoded by the exons ATGGCCAAGGACAAGATAAATTGCGg CCTGCACTTGCTGGATCTCCCCTGGGAAGATGTGCTTGTTCCTCATATCCTTTCCTATTTACCCTTGAGGCATATCATAAGTCTACAGAGGGTCAGTAAAACTTTCCAGTCCTTAGTCCAACTTTATCTCGCCAATTGCCGCAGCTTTGATTCCACCCAG CTCGGCTCACAGTTACCCAAGAGTGCTTTTTCCAGCATGCTCAGACACAATTCAGTATTACAGAGACTGGATCTACGCAGTTGTTCTGACTGGTTAACAGATAAGGAGCTACTTCCAGTCATTGGGCAgaaccatcatctcctccatatcAATCTTAATAGCTGCGTGCAGCTGAGCCGCCAGTCCTTGGTGGCCATCTCTCTAAGCTGTCCCCACTTACGGAATATCTGCCTGGGTCACTGTGAATGGGTGGACTGCCTTTCCCTGCGCAGCCTTGTAGACCACTGTAAACACTTGGAGGCCGTGGACCTGACAGCTTGTCGTCAGCTGAAGGATGATGCCGTATGTTACTTGGCCCAGAAAAGCAGGCAGATCAAATCTCTCTCACTAGCGGTCAACGCAAACATTAGCGACGCTGCTGTGGAGGAAACTGCGAAAAACTGCAGAGATTTAGAGCACCTAGACCTGACCGGATGTCTGCGCGTCAAGAATGAATCCATAAA AAAAAAATCTACTTcagagtcatgtgaaaatgagcagaaaacatCATCGGTCATGTTTTGCCTGATAGAAGTCAGGCTCAGAGGATGGAAGAGGAGTATTAGAGGCGTATATCTTGGGTTCCACAGCAAATAG